In Flammeovirgaceae bacterium 311, one DNA window encodes the following:
- a CDS encoding linoleoyl-CoA desaturase (COG3239 Fatty acid desaturase) — translation MSQKVKFININQSSFFATVRKRVDAYFKENGISKNGNSLLWTKTVIYLLGFVSLYLLIISGWFGAWAMLGMAVMLGVFSAFIGFNICHDAIHGSFSGNQKVNRGLSYLFHLIGANPYLWDITHNIVHHTYTNIPGHDEDIEIAPGLIRLDENEKINKVQRYQHFYAFFLYGLASLSWVLRKDYIKFFQKQIGQHTAKHPKIEYFNLFFFKILYYFLFIGMPLLLLDISWWQLAIGFLMMHLAEGFVMGLVFQLAHVVEGTDFPLPNEQGNVEEAWAVHQMRTTANFAPKSKIASFLLGGLNRQIEHHLFPRVSHVHYPSISVIIRQTAKEFNLPYIESSSIYTALRSHYRILRKLGKEAYLEQHGSMRALK, via the coding sequence ATGTCACAAAAAGTAAAATTCATTAATATAAATCAGTCATCTTTCTTTGCCACAGTACGCAAAAGAGTAGATGCCTACTTCAAAGAAAATGGTATATCTAAAAATGGTAACAGCCTTTTGTGGACCAAGACCGTTATCTATCTGCTGGGTTTTGTTTCCCTCTACCTGCTGATTATTTCGGGCTGGTTTGGCGCCTGGGCTATGCTCGGCATGGCTGTTATGCTGGGCGTGTTTTCAGCATTTATCGGCTTTAATATTTGCCACGATGCTATACATGGCTCATTCTCCGGAAATCAAAAGGTAAACAGAGGCCTTAGTTACCTGTTTCACCTGATTGGGGCCAATCCCTACCTTTGGGATATTACGCATAACATCGTACACCACACGTATACCAACATACCCGGCCATGACGAAGACATTGAGATAGCCCCGGGACTTATTCGTCTGGATGAAAATGAAAAAATAAACAAGGTGCAGCGCTATCAGCATTTTTATGCCTTTTTTTTATATGGGCTGGCGTCTCTCTCCTGGGTTCTGCGCAAAGATTATATCAAGTTTTTTCAGAAACAGATTGGGCAGCACACTGCAAAACATCCTAAAATAGAGTACTTCAACTTATTCTTCTTTAAAATACTTTATTATTTTCTCTTTATCGGAATGCCGCTGCTGCTGCTTGATATAAGCTGGTGGCAGTTAGCAATCGGTTTTCTGATGATGCACCTGGCAGAAGGTTTTGTCATGGGGCTGGTCTTTCAGCTGGCTCACGTGGTAGAGGGTACTGATTTTCCGCTTCCCAATGAGCAGGGAAATGTAGAAGAGGCCTGGGCTGTGCACCAAATGCGGACTACTGCCAATTTCGCTCCAAAAAGCAAAATAGCCAGTTTTCTTTTAGGTGGGCTAAACAGGCAGATTGAACATCACCTTTTTCCCAGGGTTAGCCATGTACATTACCCTTCTATCTCTGTTATTATCAGGCAAACAGCCAAAGAGTTTAACCTGCCCTATATAGAAAGCTCTTCTATCTATACTGCCTTACGCTCACACTACAGGATTCTAAGAAAACTGGGTAAAGAGGCTTATTTAGAGCAGCATGGTAGTATGCGTGCTTTGAAATAG